The genomic interval CGACGAGGTGGTCGGCGTGACGGTCGGTCGCCCCGCCCGCCGTCCGGTCGCCGAGACCGTCCCACGCTTCGAGCGACGGGTCGCCGGCGGCGATGCGCTCCTCGACGTCCGCCCGGCGGTCGGCGCCGAACGCCTGTCCCGACGGCTGCCAGAGTTTGAGACCGTTGTCGGGCGCGGGATTGTGGCTCGCCGTCACCGACACGCCCGCGCCGGCGTCGAACCACGCGACTGCCCGCGCGACGGTCGGCGTGCTCGCGAGTCCGAGGTCGACCACATCGACGCCCGTCTCCCGCAGCCCCGCCGCCAGTGCGTCCGCGAGCATCGCCCCCGACTCGCGCGGGTCGCGGCCCACGACGACGCGCCGCGGGTCGCCCCGGTCGGCGAGGTGTCCCCCGACGGCCCGCCCCACGTCGAGCGCGAGCGCCGCGGTCACCTCGTCGCCGACGGGCCCCCGAACGCCGCTCGTTCCGAACAGTGACATGGTCGGGCCGTCGCGGCGGCGCGAGAAAACGCCTCCGACCGTCCGCGCGGGCAGGGGCCGGCTAACAATACGTCGGGGACGACGGCGGGCGGACCCCGGCTCCCGACGGCCGCGGCCGCGCGGACCGCTCAGGCCGGCTCCCAGTTGCAACTCGTCCCCGTCGCCAACCCCTCGCGCTCGACGTACTCGGTCAGACACGCCCAGTTGCAGAAGGGGTACTCCGTCCCGTCGTGGGTCGCGCGCACGGGGTCGTGTGCCTCGACGCGACAGCCGCAGAACGCGCAGTCGGTCATGTTCGGGGATGGGACGGCGCGGGGCAAAACGGTGACGGCGACCGCGGGGTTTTCGGCGTCGCGGCGAGCACGGGCGCGTATGAAACGGACCGGCGGGTCGGATGCGGCGAAGCGGCGGGCGGGCGAGGCCGCGGCCGACCGGGTGACCGACGGGCAGGTCGTCGGCCTCGGGACGGGGAGCACGGCGGCCCACGCGATACGGGCGCTCGGTCGCGCGGCCGATTCGGGGCTCGACGTGCGCGGGATTCCCACCTCCTTCGCGTCGCGCCAGTTGGCCCGCGAGGTCGGCGTGCCGCTGACGACGCTCGAGGAGGCGACGCCCGACGTGGCCATCGACGGGGCCGACGAGGTGTGCGAGCGGCCGGGCGGCTTCGACCTCGTGAAGGGGGGCGGGGCCGCCCACACCCGCGAGAAGTACGTCGACTCGGCGGCCGACGACCTGCTCGTGGTCGCGGACCCCTCGAAGCTCGCGGACCCGCTCGCGGGGCCCATACCCGTGGCGGTGGTGCCGGACGCCCGGCCGGTCGTCGCGGCGGCGGTCCGCGAACTGGGCGGGGAGCCGACCCTGCGCGCGGCCGAACACAAGGACGGCCCCGTCGTCACGGACGACGGGAACCTCGTCCTCGACTGCGCGTTCGACGGCTTCGACCCCGACGAGCTGTCGGCGGCGCTGTCGGCGACGCCGGGGGTCGTGGAGCACGGACTGTTCTGCGGGCTGGCGGACGCGGTGTTCGTCGGGACCGAGGACGGCGTCGAGGTGCTGGAGGCCTCGCCCGAATAGCGCCGCCGCTACCCGGGTAGCGCGCAAAGAAGCGGGGATTGTTGTCGCTCGAGAGCCGGACTTACAGGTCGCGCGGCTGGACCGTCTTGCGGTCGTTCTCGTCGGCGCGGCGGGCGGCGTCGTCGAGGAGCTCCGCGACCTCCTCGTCGAGCGCGTCGTAGAAGTCCGACGCAACGTTCATGTCATCGAGCGCTTCCTTCACAGCGGCCTTGACGATCAGGTCTGCCATACACGCCG from Halosegnis marinus carries:
- the rpiA gene encoding ribose-5-phosphate isomerase RpiA, with the translated sequence MKRTGGSDAAKRRAGEAAADRVTDGQVVGLGTGSTAAHAIRALGRAADSGLDVRGIPTSFASRQLAREVGVPLTTLEEATPDVAIDGADEVCERPGGFDLVKGGGAAHTREKYVDSAADDLLVVADPSKLADPLAGPIPVAVVPDARPVVAAAVRELGGEPTLRAAEHKDGPVVTDDGNLVLDCAFDGFDPDELSAALSATPGVVEHGLFCGLADAVFVGTEDGVEVLEASPE
- a CDS encoding DUF1931 domain-containing protein; its protein translation is MADLIVKAAVKEALDDMNVASDFYDALDEEVAELLDDAARRADENDRKTVQPRDL